In one Micromonospora polyrhachis genomic region, the following are encoded:
- a CDS encoding WxL protein peptidoglycan domain-containing protein, with the protein MCHPLWPRRLRTGVAALAAAFAAVASTVVPAGPATAADNGEWAVMPTPPANAGPAPRLYFFLESPAGRTLTDSVRVINRTDTERTFTLYGADAYNTARDGGFALRRLDEKHSDIGVWTAVGARTVVIPPKAQADIPFSITIPTNASPGDHVGGIVAMEAVPGGRSEQNGVAVAVQRAVGARIYLRVAGPEVPGLNLADLDLTHRTPWLPTPVDGALEYTLANTGNLHLAPTITVTAAGLFGHQIRQRGATPQLDLVPGAEARMRAQFTGLWPVDIVTATVTAKADGGVLTVRTTRTVVVSWTGLAVLAALIAAGVVAWRRRRRTEAARPRGVRRVRTPAEVG; encoded by the coding sequence GTGTGTCACCCCCTCTGGCCGCGTCGCCTCCGCACCGGTGTGGCCGCCCTCGCCGCCGCTTTCGCCGCTGTCGCGTCGACCGTCGTTCCGGCCGGGCCGGCCACCGCCGCGGACAACGGCGAGTGGGCCGTCATGCCCACCCCGCCCGCCAACGCCGGGCCCGCCCCCCGGCTCTACTTCTTCCTCGAATCGCCCGCCGGCCGGACCCTCACCGACTCGGTACGGGTGATCAACCGCACCGACACCGAACGCACCTTCACCCTGTACGGCGCGGACGCCTACAACACCGCACGCGACGGCGGATTCGCACTGCGCCGGCTCGACGAGAAGCACTCGGACATCGGGGTGTGGACGGCGGTCGGTGCCCGTACGGTCGTGATCCCGCCCAAGGCGCAGGCCGACATCCCGTTCTCCATCACCATCCCGACCAACGCCAGCCCCGGCGACCACGTCGGCGGCATCGTCGCCATGGAGGCCGTCCCGGGCGGTCGGAGCGAGCAGAACGGCGTCGCCGTCGCGGTGCAGCGGGCCGTCGGTGCCCGCATCTACCTGCGGGTGGCCGGGCCCGAGGTGCCCGGCCTCAACCTCGCCGACCTGGATCTGACGCACCGGACACCGTGGCTGCCCACACCGGTCGACGGTGCACTGGAGTACACCCTGGCCAACACCGGCAACCTGCACCTCGCCCCCACCATCACGGTCACCGCCGCCGGCCTGTTCGGACATCAGATCCGCCAACGTGGCGCCACTCCACAACTCGACCTGGTGCCGGGTGCCGAGGCGCGGATGCGTGCCCAGTTCACCGGGCTGTGGCCGGTCGACATCGTTACCGCCACCGTGACGGCGAAGGCCGACGGTGGCGTGTTGACGGTGCGGACCACCCGTACCGTCGTCGTCTCCTGGACCGGCCTCGCCGTACTCGCCGCGCTGATCGCCGCCGGGGTCGTGGCCTGGCGTAGGCGCCGCCGCACCGAGGCGGCCCGCCCCCGGGGCGTCCGGCGCGTCCGCACACCCGCGGAGGTCGGATGA
- a CDS encoding NAD(P)-binding domain-containing protein, with the protein MRYVIIGCGNVGMELARRWVEAGHHVVGTTTSPDRVPELAPVCTEVTVLRGSDRAAVERAARDADAVVLTVSPRIARAFDAGQRITEYADTLTASARTAAVVHPRVVFTSSVSVYGAGQGALVDEATPVTDDPDASPRNFVAAEDAVLAAPRGAVLRIPDVYGHPRDLDYPTRVKLAHEMLGGSVPFSAEALHYRIDYRDAAAALDFVVSHDLTGVFNAVPDAVVPQTNQAVLDELCAAGAWPALTYRGEIRTPFMPISSGKLRGEGFAFAH; encoded by the coding sequence GTGCGTTACGTGATCATCGGTTGTGGCAACGTCGGCATGGAGCTGGCCCGGCGCTGGGTCGAGGCCGGCCACCACGTGGTCGGTACCACCACCTCCCCCGATCGGGTGCCCGAGCTGGCACCCGTCTGCACCGAGGTGACGGTCCTACGGGGCAGCGACCGCGCGGCCGTCGAGCGGGCCGCCCGGGACGCCGACGCGGTCGTGCTCACCGTCAGCCCGCGCATCGCCCGCGCCTTCGACGCCGGCCAGCGCATCACCGAGTACGCCGACACGCTCACCGCGTCCGCGCGCACCGCCGCCGTCGTGCACCCCCGGGTGGTCTTCACCAGCTCGGTGTCGGTCTACGGGGCCGGCCAAGGTGCGCTGGTCGACGAGGCCACCCCGGTCACCGACGACCCGGACGCCTCCCCCCGCAACTTCGTCGCCGCCGAGGACGCCGTACTGGCCGCCCCGCGCGGTGCCGTACTGCGGATCCCCGACGTCTACGGGCATCCACGCGACCTCGACTATCCGACCCGGGTGAAGCTGGCCCACGAGATGCTCGGCGGCAGCGTGCCGTTCTCGGCCGAAGCCCTGCACTACCGGATCGACTACCGCGACGCCGCCGCCGCGCTCGACTTCGTGGTGAGCCACGACCTCACCGGCGTGTTCAACGCGGTACCGGACGCGGTCGTACCGCAGACCAACCAGGCTGTCCTCGACGAACTCTGCGCCGCCGGGGCTTGGCCCGCACTGACCTACCGGGGCGAGATCAGGACCCCGTTCATGCCGATCAGCTCCGGCAAGCTGCGCGGGGAAGGCTTCGCCTTCGCACACTGA
- a CDS encoding FAD-dependent oxidoreductase — protein MPTTIVVGAGPGGLACAIAAADAGGTVLLLEKAPDVGGALPYSGGHLSAGGFSLQRARGISDDPERHFDDIWRISRGTARSDLTRLTLREQPAVLEWLLTAGLTVDPDTPRIVYGHEPYRTPRTIHATTAPGGPAILAALRPMLDAHRAAGRIDLRCGVRVTELLTEGDAVVGVGTADGTRWWAPAVVLATGGFGYAPELFTELEGAPLTTSAAPTSTGDGLLMGRSIGAGLQGLGRYIPTFGGLPPIDGDLRVDWVHRPHLVAPERPPWEIYVDRAGRRWIAEDEPSIDHKERVLTTVDRMTFWTVFDARALRESYPMVHGWSPAELDARCGRRRGVHRASGLAELAGLAGIDPAGLAATVARYNGFVADGRDADFGRAYLPGPIVEPPFYALENHPVTLITFAGLDVDEMLGVRRADGATIPGLYAVGEVIGSAAVNGNAFCSGMCLTPAMAFGRLVGRRLARTAS, from the coding sequence GTGCCGACCACGATCGTTGTGGGTGCCGGGCCGGGCGGCCTGGCCTGCGCCATCGCCGCCGCCGACGCGGGCGGCACCGTGCTGCTGTTGGAGAAGGCACCGGACGTCGGGGGTGCCCTGCCGTACTCGGGTGGGCACCTGTCCGCCGGCGGCTTCTCGTTGCAGCGAGCACGGGGCATCAGTGACGACCCCGAGCGGCACTTCGACGACATCTGGCGGATCAGCCGGGGTACCGCACGGTCCGACCTGACCCGGCTGACGCTGCGCGAACAGCCGGCGGTGCTGGAGTGGCTGCTCACCGCCGGGCTCACCGTCGATCCGGATACCCCCCGCATCGTGTACGGGCACGAGCCGTACCGCACGCCTCGGACCATCCACGCCACCACCGCCCCCGGCGGTCCGGCGATCCTGGCCGCGTTGCGCCCGATGCTCGACGCACATCGGGCCGCCGGCCGTATCGACCTGCGCTGCGGGGTACGTGTCACCGAACTACTGACCGAGGGCGACGCGGTGGTCGGGGTGGGTACGGCCGACGGCACGCGGTGGTGGGCCCCCGCCGTGGTGCTCGCCACCGGCGGATTCGGGTACGCGCCGGAGCTCTTCACCGAACTGGAGGGCGCCCCGCTGACCACCTCGGCGGCACCCACCTCCACCGGCGACGGCCTGCTCATGGGCCGGTCGATCGGAGCCGGCCTGCAGGGCCTGGGCCGCTATATTCCCACCTTCGGTGGACTGCCCCCGATCGACGGCGACCTTCGGGTCGACTGGGTGCACCGGCCGCACCTGGTGGCACCGGAGCGGCCGCCCTGGGAGATCTACGTCGACCGGGCCGGGCGGCGGTGGATCGCCGAGGACGAGCCCAGCATCGACCACAAGGAGCGGGTACTGACCACAGTCGACCGGATGACCTTCTGGACGGTCTTCGACGCCCGGGCGTTGCGGGAGTCGTACCCGATGGTGCACGGCTGGAGCCCGGCGGAGCTGGACGCCCGCTGCGGCCGGCGTCGGGGCGTACACCGGGCGTCGGGATTGGCGGAGCTTGCCGGGCTGGCCGGCATAGACCCGGCGGGGCTCGCCGCCACGGTGGCCCGCTACAACGGTTTCGTCGCCGACGGCCGGGATGCGGACTTCGGGCGGGCGTACCTGCCGGGGCCGATCGTCGAGCCGCCGTTCTACGCCCTGGAGAACCATCCGGTCACCCTGATCACGTTTGCTGGCCTGGATGTGGACGAGATGCTGGGGGTCCGCCGCGCGGACGGCGCGACGATTCCCGGCCTGTACGCCGTCGGCGAGGTGATCGGCTCCGCCGCTGTCAATGGCAACGCGTTCTGCTCCGGTATGTGCCTGACGCCGGCCATGGCCTTCGGTCGGCTGGTCGGGCGTCGCCTCGCGCGGACCGCGAGCTGA
- a CDS encoding hydroxymethylglutaryl-CoA lyase has protein sequence MEIIEVSPRDGLQNEAVLVSTEDKITLIERSIAAGLRRIEATSFVHPKRVPQMADAEAVMAGVPRRADVSYIGLVLNRRGFDRAIAAGVDEVNCVVVASETFSQRNQGMSVADSVRTVRDLADDARAAGVALSVTIATAFGCPFEGEVPEATVVDLARQVGEFGVDEIALADTIGVGVPTQVARLVAGVGAVAPGVRLRCHFHNTRNTGYANAVAALDAGVTVLDASTGGIGGCPFAPAATGNIATEDLVYLLDRSGVESGVDLRQLIETADWLSGVLGSTVPGQLARAGVFPG, from the coding sequence GTGGAGATCATCGAGGTAAGCCCCCGCGACGGCCTGCAGAACGAGGCCGTACTCGTCTCCACTGAGGACAAGATCACGCTGATCGAGCGCAGTATCGCCGCCGGGCTGCGCCGGATCGAGGCGACCAGCTTCGTGCATCCCAAGCGGGTTCCGCAGATGGCCGACGCCGAGGCCGTCATGGCCGGTGTTCCGCGCCGCGCCGACGTCTCCTACATCGGCCTGGTGCTCAACCGCCGAGGTTTCGACCGGGCGATCGCCGCCGGGGTGGACGAGGTGAACTGCGTGGTCGTCGCCTCGGAGACCTTCAGTCAGCGCAACCAGGGCATGTCGGTCGCGGACTCGGTCCGTACGGTGCGCGACCTGGCCGACGACGCCCGCGCCGCCGGCGTCGCGTTGTCGGTCACGATCGCCACGGCGTTCGGTTGTCCCTTCGAGGGAGAGGTGCCGGAGGCGACCGTGGTTGACCTGGCCCGGCAGGTGGGGGAGTTCGGGGTGGACGAGATCGCGCTCGCCGACACCATCGGCGTCGGCGTCCCCACGCAGGTGGCCCGGCTCGTGGCCGGTGTCGGGGCCGTGGCACCGGGTGTCCGGTTGCGCTGCCACTTCCACAACACCCGCAACACCGGGTACGCCAACGCGGTCGCGGCGCTGGACGCCGGGGTGACGGTGCTGGACGCCTCGACCGGCGGCATCGGCGGCTGCCCGTTCGCACCTGCCGCGACCGGCAACATCGCGACCGAGGACCTGGTCTATCTGCTCGACCGCAGCGGCGTGGAGTCCGGCGTCGACCTGCGGCAGCTGATCGAGACCGCCGACTGGCTCAGCGGCGTGCTGGGTAGCACCGTTCCCGGTCAGCTCGCCCGGGCCGGCGTCTTTCCCGGCTGA
- a CDS encoding copper homeostasis protein CutC translates to MSPTRRTIVEICVSDVPTALVAEAAGADRLELCADLGQGGTTPSLGAVEVALRTLRRAGVRVMVRPRGGNFRVSEIEKQVMLADIEAIRGLPNPHGLTVGVVVGAVTTDGGLDLAVLRHLIEAAGPLPVTVHKAFDEIGDQLEAIEEIIDLGAEAVLTSGAAPTALAGAARIAALRQQAGDRLRVIAAGDIRSHNVQRVLAETGAQEVHLRAPIRRGGREATDGHEVRRVVAAVRGG, encoded by the coding sequence ATGAGCCCGACACGTCGCACGATCGTGGAGATCTGTGTGAGCGACGTGCCGACCGCGCTGGTGGCCGAGGCAGCCGGGGCCGACCGGCTGGAGCTATGTGCGGACCTTGGCCAGGGCGGTACCACCCCCAGCCTGGGGGCCGTTGAGGTCGCCCTGCGGACGTTGCGCAGGGCGGGGGTACGGGTCATGGTCCGCCCCCGGGGCGGCAACTTCCGGGTCAGCGAGATCGAGAAGCAGGTCATGCTCGCCGACATCGAGGCCATCCGCGGCCTGCCCAATCCGCACGGTCTCACTGTCGGGGTGGTGGTCGGTGCCGTCACCACCGACGGCGGCCTCGATCTGGCCGTACTCCGGCATCTGATCGAGGCGGCGGGACCGCTGCCGGTGACCGTGCACAAGGCCTTCGACGAGATCGGCGACCAGTTGGAAGCGATCGAGGAGATCATCGACCTCGGGGCCGAGGCGGTGCTCACCTCGGGTGCGGCACCCACCGCGCTGGCCGGTGCCGCACGGATCGCAGCGCTGCGGCAGCAGGCCGGTGACCGGTTGCGGGTCATCGCCGCCGGCGACATCCGGTCGCACAACGTCCAGCGGGTGCTCGCCGAAACCGGGGCGCAGGAGGTGCACCTGCGGGCACCGATCCGGCGCGGTGGTCGCGAGGCCACGGACGGCCACGAGGTACGCCGGGTCGTCGCCGCCGTGCGTGGCGGTTGA
- a CDS encoding ABC transporter ATP-binding protein, which yields MIESTEPTVRRSPGAADTTGDQPLLELRDLDTDIALRRGTVHALDGVDLELMPGETLGVVGESGSGKTMTALSIMGLLPPGGRVCGGQILFEGRDLRSLPAGEVRRIRGVRMGMVFQDPLTSLNPTMRIGVQVAEPLRVHERVGKAEARERAIDILRRVGMPRPDRIVDNYPHELSGGMRQRVAIAMALVCSPRLLIADEPTTALDVTTQRQILELIDDLREEFRMAVILVTHDLGVIAGRADRVAVMYAGRVVETAATEELFHSPRHRYTQALMEALPESAIRDSGEHARLYSIPGLPPDLSRPLTGCRFAPRCRYATDECRSAEVTLSAGEHQHACLHPVPVASVVPVSLPTPARVEPVSALASRAAGTGKPTAGPAEPAVRPAEPAAGTGEPVATAGDPTATPVLSVRALVKDYAANSGGLLRRTAGQVSAVAGVSFEVGPGETFGLVGESGCGKSTVGRLAVGLERPTSGQIMLDGTDIASLTGRERRRMHRQVQLMFQDSYAAMNPRMRVDAILAEPLEIQKVGDGAARRARIATLLDQVGLSRRVLERYPHEFSGGQLQRIGLARSLALQPRLIVGDEPVSALDVSIQAQVLNLMKDLQRELGLAYVFISHDLSVVDYMADRIGVMYLGKLVEVGPARDVVRAARHPYTQALIDAVPSVTPNTPAVRDGVTIRGELPSALNPPTGCRFRTRCPLVQEICATEPPLAGDGHQVACHFPLRAESAAATVDTGAVR from the coding sequence ATGATCGAATCGACCGAACCGACCGTGCGGCGCTCTCCGGGGGCGGCGGACACGACGGGCGACCAACCCCTGCTGGAACTGCGCGATCTCGACACCGACATCGCGCTGCGCCGCGGTACCGTGCACGCCCTCGACGGGGTCGACCTGGAGCTGATGCCGGGGGAGACCCTCGGTGTCGTGGGTGAGTCGGGCAGTGGCAAGACGATGACGGCTCTGTCGATCATGGGGCTGCTGCCGCCCGGTGGCCGGGTGTGCGGAGGGCAGATCCTGTTCGAGGGCCGGGACCTGCGGTCGTTGCCCGCAGGCGAGGTACGCCGGATTCGTGGTGTGCGGATGGGCATGGTCTTCCAGGACCCGCTCACCTCGCTCAACCCCACCATGCGGATCGGTGTCCAGGTCGCCGAGCCGTTGCGGGTGCACGAGCGGGTGGGCAAGGCGGAGGCCCGGGAACGGGCCATCGATATCCTGCGCAGGGTCGGGATGCCGCGCCCGGATCGGATCGTCGACAACTACCCGCACGAGCTGTCCGGCGGGATGCGGCAACGGGTCGCCATCGCGATGGCACTGGTCTGCTCACCACGCCTGCTCATCGCCGATGAGCCGACCACGGCGCTCGACGTCACCACCCAACGCCAGATCCTCGAACTCATCGACGACCTGCGGGAAGAGTTCCGGATGGCCGTCATTCTGGTCACCCACGACCTGGGGGTGATCGCGGGCCGGGCCGACCGGGTCGCCGTCATGTACGCCGGCCGGGTGGTGGAGACGGCCGCGACCGAGGAACTCTTCCACTCGCCTCGGCACCGCTACACCCAGGCACTGATGGAGGCGCTGCCTGAGTCGGCGATCCGGGACTCTGGTGAACACGCCCGGCTCTACAGCATCCCGGGACTGCCACCGGACCTTTCCCGGCCCCTGACCGGCTGCCGCTTTGCCCCCCGCTGCCGGTACGCCACCGACGAGTGCCGCAGCGCCGAGGTGACCCTGTCGGCCGGTGAACACCAGCACGCCTGTCTGCATCCGGTGCCCGTGGCATCCGTCGTACCGGTCTCGTTGCCGACCCCGGCCCGGGTCGAGCCGGTTTCGGCGCTGGCCAGCCGGGCGGCCGGGACAGGCAAGCCGACGGCGGGGCCCGCTGAACCGGCGGTTAGGCCCGCTGAGCCGGCGGCTGGGACAGGTGAACCGGTGGCCACGGCAGGTGATCCGACGGCGACACCGGTCCTGTCGGTGCGGGCGCTGGTCAAGGACTATGCCGCGAACAGCGGAGGGCTGCTGCGGCGTACCGCCGGGCAGGTGAGCGCCGTGGCGGGTGTCTCGTTCGAGGTCGGTCCGGGAGAGACGTTCGGACTGGTCGGTGAGTCCGGCTGCGGTAAGTCCACCGTGGGCCGTCTGGCCGTCGGGCTGGAGCGGCCGACTAGCGGGCAGATCATGTTGGACGGTACCGATATCGCCAGTCTGACCGGACGGGAACGGCGCCGGATGCACCGGCAGGTCCAACTGATGTTCCAGGACAGCTATGCCGCGATGAACCCGCGAATGCGGGTCGACGCCATCCTCGCCGAGCCGCTGGAGATCCAGAAGGTGGGCGACGGCGCGGCCCGACGGGCTCGCATCGCCACCCTTCTCGACCAGGTGGGGCTGTCGCGGCGGGTTTTGGAGCGCTATCCCCACGAGTTCTCCGGCGGCCAGTTGCAGCGAATCGGGCTGGCCCGGTCGCTGGCCCTGCAACCCCGGCTGATCGTCGGGGACGAGCCGGTGAGCGCGTTGGACGTGTCGATCCAGGCACAGGTCCTCAACCTCATGAAGGACCTACAGCGCGAGCTTGGTCTGGCGTACGTCTTCATCAGCCACGACCTGTCCGTCGTCGACTACATGGCGGACCGGATCGGCGTCATGTACCTCGGCAAGCTCGTTGAGGTCGGCCCCGCCCGGGACGTGGTCCGGGCGGCCCGTCATCCGTATACGCAGGCGCTCATCGACGCCGTTCCCTCAGTCACCCCGAACACCCCAGCCGTGCGTGATGGCGTCACCATCCGAGGCGAACTGCCCAGCGCGCTGAATCCGCCCACCGGATGCCGGTTCCGGACCCGCTGCCCCCTGGTCCAGGAGATCTGCGCGACGGAGCCGCCGCTGGCTGGCGACGGGCACCAGGTGGCCTGCCACTTCCCGCTACGCGCGGAGTCGGCGGCGGCCACTGTGGACACCGGAGCCGTCCGATGA
- a CDS encoding ABC transporter permease: MTTSSEAVRPGTAADQTSDPGEGPVRGLWRQGLVVFCENRLALVGLGLFVLLAGICFLGPLFYRTDQVHTDLTAVYLAPGEQGHPLGTDGLGYDQLGRLMLGGQTSIVVGLAAGVLATIIGTLWGAVAGFVGGWADSAMMRVVDAMMSIPSLFLFMLLAAIVTPSVPMLIFIIGAFAWLGPARLVRGEALTLRSREYVQAMRAMGGTGGRAVRRHIVPNAIGTVIVNATFQVADAILYVAYLSFLGLGVPPPAANWGGMLSDGLTNTYSGHWWLLYPPGIAIILIVLAFNFIGDGLRDAFEVRLRRR, from the coding sequence ATGACCACATCTTCCGAGGCGGTGCGCCCAGGTACGGCCGCCGACCAGACCTCCGACCCGGGCGAGGGGCCGGTGCGCGGCCTCTGGCGGCAGGGGTTGGTCGTCTTCTGCGAGAACCGGCTCGCCCTGGTGGGCCTGGGCCTGTTCGTCCTGCTCGCCGGGATCTGTTTCCTCGGCCCGCTCTTCTACCGCACCGACCAGGTGCACACCGACCTCACGGCCGTATACCTGGCCCCTGGTGAGCAGGGACATCCGCTCGGGACCGACGGGCTCGGCTACGACCAGTTGGGCCGCCTCATGCTCGGTGGGCAGACCTCGATCGTGGTCGGGCTCGCGGCGGGAGTCCTCGCCACCATCATCGGCACCCTGTGGGGGGCGGTCGCCGGCTTCGTCGGCGGCTGGGCGGACTCGGCGATGATGCGGGTGGTCGACGCGATGATGTCGATCCCGTCGCTCTTCCTCTTCATGCTGCTGGCCGCCATCGTCACGCCGAGCGTGCCGATGCTCATCTTCATCATCGGTGCCTTCGCCTGGTTGGGGCCGGCCCGGCTGGTTCGCGGCGAGGCGCTGACCCTGCGGTCCCGCGAGTACGTCCAGGCCATGCGGGCGATGGGTGGGACGGGCGGCCGGGCGGTACGCCGGCACATCGTGCCGAACGCCATCGGGACGGTGATCGTCAACGCGACCTTCCAGGTCGCCGACGCGATCCTGTACGTCGCGTACCTGTCCTTCCTGGGCCTCGGCGTGCCCCCGCCGGCGGCGAACTGGGGCGGGATGCTCTCCGACGGCCTCACGAACACCTACAGCGGCCACTGGTGGCTGCTGTATCCGCCCGGGATCGCCATCATCCTCATCGTCCTCGCCTTCAACTTCATCGGCGACGGGCTGAGGGACGCCTTCGAGGTCCGCCTCCGGCGGAGGTAG
- a CDS encoding ABC transporter permease yields MVRYLITRLGQALIVVALVTVIAFLILHLLPGGAARATLGKEATLEQLAAFNHEMGYDRPWPQQYGMFVQRMLHGDLGYSYQLNQSVTEAIGQRLPKTMVLSLLSTLLAVVVAIPLGVIQAVRRNRWPDYTITSLSLLAYATPIFFMGLMMIILFSQVWPILPPEAPQGFTVAEMLGDPAGLVLPTVTLAIVTVAVYSRYVRSAMVDNLNENYVRTARSKGLSEGRVVLRHTLRNGLFPVITLLGMYLPALFSGALVVESLFNFPGMGQLFWQAALKRDFPILLGVTVIISIATVAGALVADLLYAAVDPRVRLRRSTS; encoded by the coding sequence GTGGTCCGCTACCTCATCACGCGCTTGGGTCAGGCCCTCATCGTCGTCGCACTCGTCACGGTGATCGCGTTCCTCATCCTGCATCTGCTCCCCGGGGGCGCGGCGCGAGCCACCCTCGGCAAGGAGGCGACGCTGGAGCAGCTCGCGGCGTTCAACCACGAGATGGGCTACGACCGGCCCTGGCCCCAGCAGTACGGCATGTTCGTACAGCGCATGCTGCACGGCGACCTCGGCTACTCGTACCAGCTCAACCAGTCGGTGACCGAGGCGATCGGACAACGACTGCCGAAGACGATGGTGCTCTCGCTGCTGTCGACCCTGCTCGCCGTCGTGGTGGCCATTCCGCTCGGGGTGATCCAGGCGGTACGCCGCAACCGCTGGCCCGACTACACCATCACCTCGTTGTCGCTGCTGGCGTATGCCACGCCCATCTTCTTCATGGGCCTCATGATGATCATTCTCTTCTCGCAGGTCTGGCCGATCCTGCCACCGGAGGCGCCACAGGGGTTCACCGTGGCGGAGATGCTCGGCGACCCGGCCGGGCTGGTCCTCCCCACGGTCACGCTCGCCATCGTCACCGTCGCGGTCTACTCGCGGTACGTCCGCTCCGCCATGGTCGACAACCTCAACGAGAACTACGTCCGCACCGCCCGCAGCAAGGGCCTGTCCGAAGGGCGCGTGGTGCTGCGGCACACGCTGCGCAACGGGTTGTTCCCGGTCATCACGCTGCTCGGCATGTACCTGCCCGCGCTGTTCAGCGGCGCGTTGGTCGTCGAGTCACTGTTCAACTTCCCCGGCATGGGGCAGCTGTTCTGGCAGGCGGCGCTGAAGCGTGACTTCCCGATCCTGCTCGGGGTCACCGTCATCATCTCGATCGCGACAGTCGCCGGTGCGCTCGTCGCCGACCTGCTCTACGCCGCCGTCGATCCTCGGGTCCGACTCCGCAGGAGCACCTCATGA
- a CDS encoding peptide ABC transporter substrate-binding protein: MRSRFPGRALRRAVAIASTVALGASLAACGGGSDPSKDGGSQGKDTVTVAFRTPNWILPISAPGYTQGENAIFGQALYRSLYQYKLDGTAQYNIDPQRSMAEPPVVSDGGKTLTITLKDNTWSDGKPVTTKDIQFWYDLVTANKDKWASYRAGGFPDNIAQWSVKDDKTFSITTTKAYNTAWFVDNQLNRITPLPQHAWDKDSATAAVGGPASTPERARKVFDFLTAAAKDLKTYDSNELWKVNSGPWKLERYVPNGEVTLTAQPKYSGVDKPKLTKVVLRPFTSDDAEFNVLRAGGIDYGYVPAANVSQEGHLKSKGYTISPWYGWSITYLQLNFNNPKTGVLFHQPYLRQALQMLIDQPTISKVIWSGTAAPTCGPVPAKPGTGGTDAAGCAYSFDPAKAKGLLESHGWKVTPDGQTTCQAPGAGPNQCGEGVAAGTPLAFTVTSQTGFTATTKMFAEIKSQMAKLGIQLTIKEVPDSVAVTPTCKSTEAACSWDMSFFGSQGSWYYPAFASGERLFATDAPVNLGSYSNPEADRLIEATQFSGDESTLKAYNDFLATDLPVLWMPNPVFQLSAYRSGLQGVEPQDPMNLMYFQDWSWK; the protein is encoded by the coding sequence ATGAGGAGCAGATTTCCCGGGCGCGCGCTCCGCCGCGCGGTGGCGATAGCCAGCACGGTCGCCCTCGGGGCGAGCCTGGCCGCCTGCGGCGGCGGCAGTGATCCGTCGAAGGACGGCGGAAGTCAGGGCAAGGACACCGTCACGGTCGCCTTCCGTACCCCCAACTGGATCCTGCCGATCTCGGCGCCCGGCTACACGCAGGGCGAGAACGCCATCTTCGGCCAGGCGCTGTACCGATCCCTCTACCAGTACAAGCTGGACGGCACCGCGCAGTACAACATCGACCCGCAGCGCTCGATGGCCGAGCCGCCGGTGGTCAGCGACGGCGGCAAGACCCTCACCATCACCCTCAAGGACAACACCTGGTCCGACGGCAAGCCCGTCACCACCAAGGACATCCAGTTCTGGTACGACCTCGTCACCGCCAACAAGGACAAGTGGGCGTCGTACCGGGCCGGTGGCTTCCCCGACAACATCGCCCAGTGGTCGGTCAAGGACGACAAGACCTTCTCGATCACCACCACGAAGGCGTACAACACCGCGTGGTTCGTCGACAACCAGCTCAACCGCATCACCCCTCTGCCGCAGCACGCGTGGGACAAGGACTCCGCGACCGCGGCCGTGGGTGGGCCGGCCAGCACCCCGGAGCGCGCCCGGAAGGTCTTCGACTTCCTCACCGCCGCCGCCAAGGACCTCAAGACGTACGACTCCAACGAGCTGTGGAAGGTCAACAGCGGCCCGTGGAAGTTGGAGCGGTACGTGCCCAACGGTGAGGTCACCCTCACCGCCCAGCCGAAGTACTCGGGGGTGGACAAACCGAAGCTGACAAAGGTCGTACTCCGGCCGTTCACCAGCGACGACGCCGAGTTCAACGTGCTGCGTGCGGGCGGCATCGACTACGGGTACGTGCCCGCTGCCAACGTGTCGCAGGAGGGACATCTCAAGTCCAAGGGCTACACGATCTCTCCCTGGTACGGCTGGTCGATCACCTACCTCCAGCTGAACTTCAACAACCCGAAGACCGGGGTGCTGTTCCACCAGCCGTACCTGCGGCAGGCGCTGCAGATGCTCATCGACCAGCCGACCATCAGCAAGGTCATCTGGTCCGGCACCGCCGCACCCACCTGTGGGCCGGTGCCGGCCAAGCCGGGCACCGGCGGCACCGACGCCGCCGGCTGTGCCTACTCGTTCGACCCGGCGAAGGCCAAGGGCCTGCTGGAGAGCCACGGTTGGAAGGTGACCCCGGACGGGCAGACCACCTGCCAGGCACCGGGCGCCGGGCCGAACCAGTGCGGCGAGGGTGTCGCCGCCGGCACGCCACTGGCCTTCACCGTCACCAGCCAGACCGGGTTCACCGCCACCACCAAGATGTTCGCCGAAATCAAGTCGCAGATGGCCAAGCTCGGTATCCAGCTGACCATCAAGGAGGTGCCCGACTCGGTCGCGGTCACCCCGACCTGCAAGTCCACCGAGGCGGCCTGCTCGTGGGACATGTCCTTCTTCGGCTCGCAGGGCAGCTGGTACTACCCGGCGTTCGCCAGCGGTGAGCGGCTCTTCGCCACCGACGCCCCGGTGAACCTGGGCAGCTACAGCAACCCCGAGGCCGACCGGCTCATCGAGGCCACGCAGTTCTCCGGCGACGAGAGCACGCTCAAGGCGTACAACGACTTCCTCGCCACGGACCTGCCGGTGCTCTGGATGCCGAACCCGGTGTTCCAGCTCTCGGCGTACCGGTCCGGCCTGCAGGGAGTCGAGCCGCAGGACCCGATGAACCTCATGTACTTCCAGGACTGGTCCTGGAAGTGA